In the Anolis sagrei isolate rAnoSag1 chromosome 1, rAnoSag1.mat, whole genome shotgun sequence genome, atggatctggaccaaacttggtgcaaatactcaatatgcccaaatgtgaacactggtggaatatagggaaaatagcccttgacattttggagttttagttgctgggatttatagttcacctacaatcaaagagcattccgaactccaccaacaatggaattgaaccaaacttggcacacagaactcccttgaccaacagaaaatactggaaaggtttggtggtcaTAGaacttgagtttaggagttgtagttcacctacagccagagagtactgtggactcaaacaatgatggatctggaccaaacctggcacaaatactcaatatgcccatatgtgaacactggtggagtttgggggaaaattgactttaacatttgggagttgtagttgctgggatttatagttcacctacaatcaaagaacattatgaaccccaccaatgatggaattgggccattcttcccatacagaacccctatgaccaacaaaaaataccgtattgttgtaggttttttcgggctatatggccatgatctagaagcattctctcctgacgtttcacctgcatctatggcaagcatcctcagtggtagtgaggtctgttggaactaggaaaatgggtttatatatctgtggaattgcctagagcaaactttcaatggcactgtcaagccattatatgctaatcaaggtggtcagttgaaacattcacacctagctccagcagacaagagtcctttgtcattccacagatatataaacccctttttcctacttccaacagacctcactacctctgaggatgcttgccatagatgcaggcaaaatgtcaggagagaaggcctctagaccatggccatatagcccgaaaaacctacaacaacccagtgattctggccctgtaagccttcgacaatacaaaaaatactgtgttttctgatggtctttggcaatctctctgacaccccctcatgaccccaggGGTACTGAtccccaggatgagaaatgctgcattagaTAATTCCCTAGCTGTTGGATGATTTTATCTTTCCAGtatgctttggttgtgttttcctCCTGGGAAGagtggagttggactagatggcctttgtggtccttTCCATCTCTGTGATCCAACAGGGACACTCacaaggcagaatggggttggactagatgacctctggagaTCCCTTCCAGCTTTAAAATCAAATGCTGTCACACTTAAATAGTCAGTCCTCATGATCTGAGATTGGGAGCAGGTGCCACAAACACCTTTCACTTTATTGGTAGGCAGCTCTATGGGAACCTCTTCCAAAATGATGCTGCCGCTCGCCTGCCGCAGCTCCAGTTGGCTTTGCAAGAACATGACTTGATGCAACATAGAATAAATTGTACATTTCCAGACAGCAAGAAATATCATTggataaataaagaattattgagCTTCCCACATGCACTTAGGTCCTTATGAGGATGAAAGGATGCAAAGGCAGGGATGTGGGATGCTCAAACGACAGCGCATCTCTGGCAAAGGtagtgaatattattattattattattattattattattattattattcactgtaAAGCAATGCCAGGCTTAGAGTCAAGAGACAAGATGAAGAAAcgaggtgcatccacactgcagaattaatggatatcgacaccacttgagctgccctgactcaatgttatgatgagttgtagtttggtgaggtatcagcgatcttttccaaagaaggaaaagaccttgtcaaactacaatccCCACAATTCCATCACATtggaccatggcagttcaagtggcaaccaactgcattcattctactgcatAGATGCACACTTTAACCgctgtggctcaatgcgatggcatcctgggaggtgtagtttggcaaggtcacTGCacactttggtggagaaggcaaaagacctgtCATGGGAGTGAAaattacctcactacctctgaggatgcaggcgaaacgtcaggagagaatgtctctagaccatggccatatagcccgaaaaaacctacaacaacccagtgtcaaAACTGCTATAACTCTGCAGTGTGTATGGCCTCTAGGAGTGCACTGTACttgaatggccatggctcaatgcgatgcaatcctatgagttgtagtttctcaagcctcctctggaaaggtgtgctggtgcctcaccaaactacaaatgccatgTTTCCATTGTGCTGAGtgatggcagttacagtggtatcAATCTGCATTCATGCTACGGTATGGACAGACCTTTaaatgaaagaaaggaggaaatgctCTTTTCGCATTCATGATTGACATCGAAATGGCAAAAGACACGAGACGACATTCACCCCGGCAGTGGCTTGGCTTCCCTTTTCCTGGCCCCCTCCCAAAACCATTACCAATTTGTTCCTTACGCCGATTTCCTCTTTGgccccccacccacccagccTCAAAGCCCCCCACTTCCACCATTTTCACCCCGAAAACAGGGTTGCatcccattgtgaaacaccaccATTTTTTTGCACGAAAAGGAAACCTGTCCAGACTCAGGTTCCCAATATCCTCCCCCCAAAACCCATAGACTTCCTCTTCCCAGACTTacgtccccctccctccctgaaaCGCACAAGATGGTTTCGctctcctttttttgtttttttgttttccacATTCACAAACAACGAAAGCAGCGGACAATCCCGATTCATCAATTTTGTTTTTCCGCGCTCGAGACAGCTGTCACCACGACCGCCGCCTGATGCACGCCGTTCCTCCCTTGCAGCTTTGAGTCCGAACTGTGGCGAGTCCCTCTACCTGGAAGCCTCTTCTTTGAGCTCCTTGTTCTTCCGCACTTCCTCGGCGTGTTTGTCCTGAAGACGAAGACAGAGGCGAAGGGGATTAAATTGGCTCCACAGgccagaacaggggtcctcaaaccttttaaacagagggccaggtcacattccctcaaactgttggagggccagattataatttgaaaaatgcatgaattcctatgcacactgcacatatcttatttgtagtgcaaaagcaaacacttaaaaacaatgcaacaattaaaatgaagaacaattttaacaaatataaacttattagtatttcaatgggaagtgtgggcctgcttttggctgatgagataggattgttgttgttgtggtggtggtggtggtgtgctttcaagtcatttcagacttaggttgaccctgagcgagagccaggtaaatgaccttggagggccgtatgtggccctcgggccttagtttgaggacccctggtccagAACCTTAGGAAACCACAAGCCaatagtgtgatgtggcagcttaataagccaatgcgattctaagGTACGACACTCAAGCAGGAAAACTAAAATGCAGGATGGGTggcacctggcttgacaacagttcaTGTGAATATGAGCCAACtctgtcatgcagcagcttaaaaagtcaatACAATTCTATGCTACATCAATATGAGAATAgtgtctagaacagtgtttctcaacctgagggtcgggacccctggggggatcacgagggggatgtcagagggttTGCAGAAGACTATCAGagaacaaaatattttctgttggtcatgggggttctgtgtgggaagtttggcccaattctctcattggtggggttcagaatcctgttggtaggtgaactataaatcccaacaactacaactcccaaatggagaggagcaaaccacagatcacctgctgcaatgcagcctgagccctgccacatgcacaaaggaggactttcttgcagcaacaccagaagcactccaagtggccagatactggtcaaaggacatttaatcaactaccaaacttgcaaattttgtgttttgtctgtttgtttgtttgtttgctttgttctgttagaaatgtaatacaattgactggttgccctgacacgacaaataaataaataactcccaaatgttttcctcaaactccaccggtgttcacatttgggcatattgagtattcgtaccatgtttggtccagatccatcattgtttgagtccacagtgctctctggatgtaggtgaacctgggggtcgggactcttgTGGGGGTTGTGAGGAATTGTCAGAGGGGCCAtcatagaccatcagaaaacacagtattttctgttggtcatgggggttctgagtgggaagtttggcccaattctatcgttggtgaggctcagaattctctttgaatgtaggtgaactataaatcttagcatctacaactcccacatgtcaaggtctattttccccaaaccccaccagtgttcacaattgggcatattgagtataagtgccaagtttggtccagatccatccttgtttgagtccacagtgctctctggatggaggtgaactacagttccagaactcaaggtcaatgtccaccaaagccttccagtattttctgttggtcatgggagttctgtgtgccaagtttagctcagttccatcattggtggagttcagaatgctctttgattgtgggtgaactataaatctcaggaactacaactcccaaatgatgaaatcagccccccccccaaccccaccagtattcaatttggggtgtattgggtatttgtgccaaatttcgtccagtgaattaaaatacatcctgcatatcaggcaTTTACATTATGAGTCCTAACAGGAGCaacatgacagttatgaagtagcaacgaaaataatgttatggttgggggtcagcacaacatcaggaactggattaagaggtcgcagcattaggaagattgagaaacactggtctagaatgaggattctacaattctacaaactgttgttattgttactgctgTAGACTATATTCCCAGTAGATAATGAGATTCATAGTTTGGCACTCAGACAAAATAGGCTGAAGACCATGTCAGATCCATGTCAGATGTCACTGGATGGAGCTATGGGAATTCAAGccgtgtcaaactgctataactctgcagtgtaaatgATCTCAAAAGCTATACCCCAAAGTTTGTGAGATATTTCTCCTTCCCTGTCAGAGAGCAATAGTGCTACAgcatactgcaaatcccagaattccaaaggaccattaaagtggtaccaaacggCTATATCTCTGCAAAGTGTGTGTCTCCTAGTGAGGAGTTTGCTACCTAGGCATGcttcaacactgtagaatgaatgcagttagcAACTGCCGTGGGATTCAGGGAGTTGCAATTTTACAAGATCTGTAGCCTTCTCTATCTTAGTCTGCTTGCACTTCAGTAAACTATGACTCCctcatgattgcatagcattgtgcGGTTGCAATTAAacaatgcattcattctatagtgcagatgcatcctccGATTCTTGAAAACCCAACTCTGATGGGATTCAACTTCACTCACTTTTTCCTGCAGACGCTCCAACATGGCTGCTAAATGGGCTTCCCGGTTCTCCTTGTTGGACTCCATTTTCTGCCACAGTCTCGCTTTGGCCGTCTTGATGAAGTTGTTGTTCTCTTCGATGGCCTTCTGGATGACCTCCCGTTCGTGCTCCCGCTTGCCAGCCAAGTGCTTCAAGAGCTCTGCCTCCTGGTACTAAACCCAAGAAAGACAAAGCTAAATAAAGAACccaggatcacctgggaaggaatcccactgcagcattgcaacgcacccaaatacctggaaatcaccctggaccgtgctctgacctacaagaagcactgcctgaacatcaagcaaaaaatggatgctagaaacaatatgatacgaaagctgactggcacaacctggggatcacaaccagacacagtgaagacatctgtcttgcgctatgctactctgctgttgagtatacatgcccagtgtggaacacatctcaccacgctaaaacagtggatgtggcacttaatgagacatgccacattatcacggggtgtctgcgccctacaccactggagaaattacactgtttagctggtattgcaccacctcatatccgccgggaagtagcagccaatagtgaaaggaccaaggcagtgacatctccagctcaccccctgtttgggtatcagccagtatgtcaatggcttaaatcaagaaatagttttctaagatctacagagacactcgctggaacacctcagcaagcgagagtccaaaagtggcaggctcaaacccagaacctcaaccaatggctgaaaccaaatgagagactcccccctgggcacacagaggactgggcgacttggaaggcactgaacagactgcgctctggccccacgagatgcagagccaacctcaagaaatggggtcacaaagtggaatccacgacatgcgagcaaaccattgaccacctgctgcaatgcaacctgagccctgccacatgcacaatggaggaccttcttgcggcaacaccagaggcactccaaggggccagatactggtcaaaggacatttaatcaactaccaaactcgcaaattttgtattttgtctgtttgtttgtttgttttgttctgttagaaatgtaatacaattgactggttgccctgacagaTCTGTCTCCCCCAACAACAGCCCCCATCCatcatgaggaagaccttcctaaaGGAATACACTGTCTGGGAGTTTGGTGGAAAATTCCTACTCAATAAGTTTATTTCAAGAGAGGATGGATGGCTATCtattgggagagctttgattgtgccttcctgcttggaagaatggggctggactgaatGACCTTTGTAGGTCACTTTCAACTATAGTGGAATACAGGCTGCTTGGGAGTCCAAtgggtgtctccttctctggaggttttccaaCAGAAGctaaatgaccatctgtcaggagggcttaggtGGTGCATTCCTGAATGGCAAAAGAGAGTTGGGCtgaatggtccttggggtctctttcaagtcTATGATCCTGGAGACCTACCTTACGGCGTTCCTCAGCTGCTTCCAGTTTCTTCTGGATCTCCTCCAGCGAGGGGTCCCTCCTTCGGGGCAGAGAGGCATTGAATTCAGGGATGCCGTCGAAGGAGGGGGGCTTCAGGATCACCTCAAAGGACTGCCCAGAGGTGCGCTTGTTGAGCTCAATCACCTCCATGTCGGAAATCACGCACCAGGTGAGGTCTACTGTGTCGACtgtggaaagggaaagaggagagagcTTGAGATATAATCAGATATATCTCCAAAATTTCGCAgaagtgattccatagcattgaatcatggccgAGTGGGGTCAAGCTGAGTTAGCTCTACAATGTAAGTGCAcccatagtccagtgctcaaaccatcaTGCCATTCAGGCTGgataagatagataagatagatagagaaagagaaagagaaagagagggagattcATAGAGATAGATACATGCATACATAgataacagagagagagaagatataGATGGATgagaggtagataggtagatcatAAAGATAGAtgaataggtagatagatcagagacagagatgatggatggatggatggatggatggatatagatggatagatagagataggtagctAGATCAGAGATAGAGATGATGGATAGATTAttgataaatagacagacagataaatagatagatgatgaagatagatagatccaaagcaaatctgaagttgaccaaaaaccgatttgtaacccttttggtactaatgttggagagtggtctctggtcaaagtggtccctggtcaaaaaaaggttggcaaccactgatAGAGATAGGTGGACAGGTAGATAGATCAGAGATAGAGATGAtggctggctggatggatggctggatggatggctggatggatgggcagacagacaaatagagatagatggattagagggagatgatagatggatggatggatggatggacggacggacagacagacagacagacagatagagataggTGGGTAGGTAGATAAATCAAAGATAGAAATGATGGATAGATTATtgataaatagacagatagatatgatgaagatagatagatcataTGGATAGttcat is a window encoding:
- the STMN4 gene encoding stathmin-4 — protein: MTLAAYKEKMKELPLVSLFCSCFLSDPLNKPSYKYEVDTVDLTWCVISDMEVIELNKRTSGQSFEVILKPPSFDGIPEFNASLPRRRDPSLEEIQKKLEAAEERRKYQEAELLKHLAGKREHEREVIQKAIEENNNFIKTAKARLWQKMESNKENREAHLAAMLERLQEKDKHAEEVRKNKELKEEASR